In Niallia sp. FSL W8-0635, one genomic interval encodes:
- a CDS encoding ZIP family metal transporter produces MLEAAMWGAIASFSLLAGSVTGLFLSIPKRVIAYFMALGTGILIGASSFELLIESVNKSGMLTTAIAFLAGACLFTIIEIILYQKGGSNRKRSHKNPEGHSGLAIFVGTLMDAIPESMIIGLSLLYTHKVDLLFLIAIFISNFPESLSSTVGLKKDQYSNKKILTLWSSVIIISAISSSIGYLFLEDASPAMLSCIQSFGAGGLIAMVCSTMLPEAFEQGGPTVGFVACVGLIFSLSMSHLG; encoded by the coding sequence ATGCTAGAAGCAGCAATGTGGGGAGCAATTGCAAGCTTTTCATTACTTGCAGGTTCTGTCACAGGATTATTTCTATCCATTCCCAAAAGAGTTATTGCATATTTTATGGCTCTTGGAACAGGAATTTTAATAGGTGCCTCTTCCTTTGAGCTTTTAATAGAATCTGTAAATAAAAGTGGAATGTTAACTACTGCTATCGCTTTTTTAGCAGGAGCCTGTTTATTTACCATTATTGAAATTATTCTTTATCAAAAAGGCGGTTCTAACCGGAAACGATCACATAAAAATCCGGAGGGACATTCTGGTTTGGCTATTTTTGTTGGTACATTAATGGACGCCATTCCTGAGTCCATGATTATTGGTCTTAGCTTGTTATATACCCATAAAGTAGATCTTCTTTTTTTAATTGCCATTTTTATTAGCAACTTTCCAGAATCCCTCTCTTCAACAGTGGGATTAAAAAAAGATCAATATTCAAACAAAAAAATTTTAACACTTTGGAGCAGTGTCATTATCATTTCAGCTATTAGTAGCTCCATTGGATATTTATTTTTAGAAGACGCCTCTCCTGCTATGCTCTCTTGCATACAGTCATTTGGGGCTGGTGGATTAATTGCGATGGTTTGCTCAACGATGCTGCCTGAAGCGTTTGAACAAGGAGGACCAACCGTAGGATTTGTTGCATGTGTGGGATT
- a CDS encoding YjcZ family sporulation protein, with amino-acid sequence MSGGPAVGFGGGFALLVVLFILLIIVGSSYVGFAY; translated from the coding sequence ATGAGTGGTGGCCCAGCAGTTGGTTTTGGTGGAGGATTTGCTCTACTAGTAGTGCTATTCATTTTATTAATAATTGTAGGTTCTAGTTACGTTGGTTTTGCATATTAA
- the recQ gene encoding DNA helicase RecQ: protein MMNQARSILKEYFGYDHFRKGQEDIIQHLLNGENVVGIMPTGGGKSICYQVPAMLFPGLTVVISPLISLMKDQVDALTEVGIPATFINSTLHHEEVQERVYDIKNGHYKLLYIAPERLEADYFMDILKEVTISFIAVDEAHCISQWGHDFRPSYAKIGYMINKLSETPLVAALTATATPKVHEDICHLLHIPWENTVKTGFSRENLSFSIIKGQDKGKFLESFLKKNKDESGIIYAATRQEVEKLYDRLSKKGYSVSKYHGGMSDLQREAEQQAFIKDDVSIMIATNAFGMGIDKSNIRYVIHYQLPKNMEGYYQEAGRAGRDGLPSKCILLYSAQDIRIQRFLIDQTINDPDKQKQDIDKLQSMINFCHTEDCLQEYILHYFGEEHTEKCGQCSNCTDERSVINVTVDAQKVLSCMIRMGERFGKTMIAQVLTGSKNKKLIDFHLDRIKTYGLMKERSAKEISDFIEFLISEQYIDVSSGSMPILKVSNRGKEVLLGKETVERKEQVVTVKVSENNALFEYLRSIRKQLAEAENVPPFVVFSDQTLRSISLTMPVTHEEFREIKGIGDHKLQKYGDIMIEHIIKFKTNQHELSIGEDSNTAELDTNREKRVKKSVENSHLLTLDLWKSGLTIKEIAKERELNVQTVENHLLRCGEEELIVDWSTFLKPEEQAMISDAIQKVGSDKLKPIKEELPDEISYFMIKVAIMLEKRKQKILH, encoded by the coding sequence ATGATGAATCAGGCGCGCAGTATTTTAAAAGAATACTTTGGATATGACCATTTTAGAAAAGGACAGGAAGATATTATTCAGCATTTGTTAAATGGTGAAAATGTTGTAGGCATTATGCCAACTGGTGGAGGTAAATCGATTTGTTACCAAGTACCTGCAATGCTTTTCCCTGGTTTAACAGTGGTAATTTCTCCACTGATTTCTTTAATGAAGGATCAGGTGGATGCATTAACCGAAGTTGGAATTCCTGCTACTTTTATCAATAGTACATTACATCATGAAGAGGTACAGGAAAGAGTATATGATATAAAAAACGGACACTATAAATTGCTTTATATTGCACCAGAACGACTAGAAGCAGATTATTTTATGGATATATTAAAGGAAGTCACCATCTCCTTTATTGCAGTAGATGAAGCGCATTGTATTTCCCAATGGGGACATGATTTTCGCCCAAGCTATGCGAAGATTGGCTATATGATTAATAAATTATCGGAAACACCCCTTGTAGCAGCTTTGACAGCAACCGCAACCCCAAAAGTTCATGAGGATATATGTCATTTATTACATATTCCATGGGAAAATACTGTGAAGACAGGTTTTTCCCGTGAAAACTTATCCTTTTCAATTATAAAAGGGCAGGACAAAGGAAAATTTCTTGAATCCTTCCTAAAGAAAAACAAAGACGAATCAGGGATTATTTATGCGGCAACAAGACAAGAAGTCGAAAAGCTCTATGATCGTCTATCGAAGAAGGGATATTCTGTTTCAAAATATCACGGGGGAATGAGTGATTTACAAAGAGAAGCGGAACAACAAGCATTTATTAAAGATGATGTATCGATTATGATTGCAACAAATGCTTTTGGCATGGGGATTGATAAAAGTAATATTAGATATGTTATTCATTATCAGCTTCCTAAAAACATGGAAGGGTATTATCAAGAAGCGGGGAGAGCAGGGCGTGATGGATTACCAAGTAAGTGTATTTTATTGTATTCCGCACAGGATATTCGCATTCAGCGTTTTTTGATTGATCAGACCATTAATGATCCAGATAAACAAAAGCAAGATATTGATAAATTACAATCCATGATTAATTTTTGTCATACGGAAGATTGTTTGCAAGAATATATTTTGCATTACTTTGGGGAAGAACATACGGAAAAATGTGGCCAATGCTCCAACTGTACCGATGAGAGAAGCGTCATTAATGTAACAGTCGATGCTCAAAAGGTATTGTCATGCATGATTCGAATGGGTGAAAGATTCGGTAAAACAATGATTGCACAGGTTTTAACTGGCTCGAAGAACAAGAAATTAATAGATTTCCATTTAGATCGTATAAAAACCTATGGTCTTATGAAAGAGCGATCAGCAAAAGAAATTAGTGACTTTATCGAATTTCTCATTTCCGAACAATATATCGATGTAAGTTCAGGGTCAATGCCAATATTAAAAGTGTCTAATAGAGGAAAAGAGGTTCTTTTAGGCAAAGAAACAGTTGAACGAAAAGAACAAGTAGTGACGGTCAAAGTATCTGAAAATAATGCTCTATTTGAGTATCTAAGAAGTATACGTAAACAATTAGCAGAGGCAGAAAACGTTCCTCCTTTTGTAGTTTTTTCTGATCAAACTTTAAGAAGTATCTCCCTAACAATGCCTGTCACGCACGAGGAGTTTCGTGAAATAAAGGGAATTGGAGATCATAAACTACAAAAATATGGTGATATTATGATAGAGCATATCATAAAGTTCAAAACAAACCAGCATGAATTATCTATAGGAGAAGATAGTAATACAGCAGAATTGGATACCAACAGAGAAAAACGAGTGAAAAAAAGTGTAGAAAATTCCCATTTACTAACGTTAGATTTATGGAAAAGTGGATTAACCATTAAGGAAATTGCAAAAGAAAGAGAATTAAATGTGCAAACGGTAGAAAATCATCTCTTGCGTTGTGGGGAAGAAGAGTTGATTGTTGATTGGTCTACATTTCTTAAGCCAGAAGAACAGGCGATGATTTCTGATGCTATTCAAAAGGTAGGCAGTGACAAACTAAAACCGATTAAAGAAGAACTTCCAGATGAAATTAGTTATTTTATGATCAAAGTTGCTATAATGCTAGAAAAGCGTAAGCAGAAAATTTTACATTAA
- a CDS encoding alanyl-tRNA editing protein: MSTKLYYATPYETKWSTNIEEIIERDNQIFVILEETAFYPEGGGQPSDTGTIDGIHVIDVQIKDNQIYHLVEKKPETKHVECELNWNRRFDHMQQHTAQHLLSAVLDELYHIPTVSFHLGKDYTTIDVDTSELTKEQIDTIEHKCNTYIMNNLEIKTYFTTHEEVSKFPLRKLPKVTGDIRIVEIDGIDYSACAGTHVQRTGELSCIKLIKTEKHRGQTRVFFLSGWRAITDYQSSQLILDELSNHFKTNKQQLQDRVSKLELEKKAVNRELDILKAENTSFHAEQILADHNEKVIFLPFEEKTMKDLSTLAKYLLQKSSHIILFSSEIDKKILLQHNGDYSLHCGKLLREIIQEFEGKGGGNELLAQATFPSIQQLQACMSKIKETLQNSL; this comes from the coding sequence ATGTCTACTAAATTGTATTATGCAACGCCATATGAAACAAAATGGTCAACAAATATAGAAGAAATAATAGAAAGAGATAATCAAATTTTTGTCATTTTAGAAGAAACTGCCTTTTATCCAGAAGGAGGAGGTCAGCCCTCAGACACTGGTACAATAGATGGAATTCATGTAATAGATGTACAGATTAAAGACAATCAAATTTATCACCTTGTTGAAAAAAAACCAGAAACTAAGCATGTTGAATGTGAACTAAACTGGAACAGGAGATTTGATCATATGCAGCAGCATACAGCTCAACATCTTTTATCAGCAGTTCTAGATGAGCTTTATCATATTCCGACAGTGAGCTTTCATTTGGGGAAGGATTATACAACAATAGATGTGGATACAAGCGAATTAACGAAAGAGCAAATAGATACTATTGAGCATAAATGTAATACATATATTATGAATAATTTAGAAATCAAAACATATTTTACTACCCATGAAGAAGTTAGCAAATTTCCATTAAGAAAACTCCCCAAAGTAACAGGTGATATACGTATTGTAGAAATTGATGGAATTGATTATTCTGCCTGTGCTGGGACCCATGTACAAAGAACAGGTGAATTAAGCTGTATAAAATTAATAAAGACAGAAAAACATCGTGGACAGACAAGAGTGTTTTTCCTAAGTGGTTGGAGAGCAATCACTGACTATCAATCCTCCCAATTGATACTAGATGAATTAAGCAACCATTTCAAAACGAATAAACAACAACTCCAAGATCGTGTTAGTAAGCTAGAATTAGAAAAAAAAGCGGTGAATCGAGAATTAGACATTTTGAAGGCAGAAAATACTTCGTTTCATGCTGAACAAATCCTTGCAGACCATAACGAAAAAGTTATCTTCCTTCCATTCGAAGAGAAAACAATGAAAGACTTGTCTACACTAGCTAAATATCTACTGCAAAAGTCTAGCCATATCATTTTATTTAGCTCTGAAATAGACAAAAAAATACTCCTACAGCATAATGGCGATTATTCCCTTCATTGTGGAAAACTGCTTCGGGAAATCATCCAAGAATTCGAAGGGAAAGGCGGCGGAAATGAACTGCTGGCACAAGCTACTTTCCCTTCGATTCAACAATTGCAAGCATGTATGAGCAAAATAAAAGAAACCTTACAAAACAGCTTATAA
- a CDS encoding cold-inducible protein YdjO-related protein, with translation MFFNRKGAEEKPEEILLSMEVYACNSCNGWMRKDFATEDLLCPLCGDQTSVEMRELPQISN, from the coding sequence ATGTTTTTTAATCGTAAAGGTGCGGAAGAAAAACCAGAAGAGATATTATTGAGCATGGAAGTATATGCATGCAATTCATGCAATGGCTGGATGAGAAAGGATTTTGCAACAGAGGATCTTCTTTGTCCATTATGTGGAGATCAAACATCGGTCGAAATGAGAGAGCTTCCGCAAATTAGTAATTAA
- a CDS encoding PAS domain S-box protein, with the protein MACYSSFDLFQLVKNGEKNSRFLFLASTFTMGFGFWILSFIDMMITNVYATANYNIPITILSMVVGICFSGMAFYALLDKEKKKRRIYVSAFFFCLSLLSVSIIGFYSIGSKVYYQIPQLLVSFILLFIGFFISIWLSFYPVKIPTSLKKWVRALCSLLMTCVCLVSHFILLSNISSPVITVARDSYESSFIIYIALFVSLLVLGGLIGTSTLIGERTDVGAVNVRDMQHALDESAIVAFTDNNGIITYVNDKFIEVSKYSREELLGQNHRILNSGHHSPEFFRELWKTIKNGQIWKGEILNKAKDGTLYWVDTVIVPFLNKEGAPYQYVAIRRDITEQKMVQHQLEESVREVSDITYALEQSSIIAFTDKRGIITKVNSKFCEISGYSRQELIGNTHRIVNSGYHSKEFFRNVWQTIGKGQIWKGEIRNKRKDGTYYWVDTTIVPFLDKNNKPYQYLAIRNDITEKKRTEEVLHRQDKLAAVGQLAAGVAHEIRNPLTSIKGYAEFLSMDETEKDRQEYFDIILDEIERVNSIVEEFMVLSKPTVSVLEKRPLLPIIDNVASILDYQLRKNKIQLHRNYEEHNLLVECDENKLKQVFLNFIKNAVEAMPNGGSIDVTVKREKDNINIVIKDTGIGMEKEQLKKLGEPFFTTKKDGNGLGLMVSFKIIENLNGKVYIDSELNKGTSFYITLPAVDEEKKG; encoded by the coding sequence ATGGCATGCTATTCATCCTTTGATTTATTTCAATTGGTAAAAAACGGGGAGAAAAATAGTAGGTTTTTATTTTTAGCAAGTACATTTACGATGGGATTTGGATTTTGGATTTTAAGCTTTATTGATATGATGATTACAAATGTTTATGCTACCGCAAACTACAATATCCCTATTACTATCTTATCGATGGTAGTTGGTATTTGTTTTAGTGGAATGGCATTTTATGCGTTATTAGATAAGGAAAAGAAGAAAAGAAGAATCTACGTATCAGCATTCTTTTTCTGTTTATCTTTATTATCTGTGTCCATCATTGGCTTTTATTCCATTGGCAGCAAAGTATATTATCAAATTCCGCAATTATTAGTAAGTTTTATTTTATTGTTTATTGGCTTTTTCATTTCCATTTGGCTTTCTTTTTACCCTGTTAAGATTCCAACATCTTTAAAAAAATGGGTACGAGCCTTATGCAGTTTACTGATGACTTGCGTTTGTTTGGTCAGCCACTTTATTTTATTGTCCAATATTAGTTCCCCGGTAATTACGGTGGCAAGAGATTCCTATGAAAGTAGCTTTATTATTTACATTGCATTATTTGTATCGTTGCTAGTATTAGGTGGATTAATTGGAACAAGTACTTTAATTGGGGAACGAACGGATGTAGGAGCGGTTAATGTAAGAGATATGCAGCATGCACTGGATGAATCTGCAATCGTCGCTTTTACAGATAATAATGGCATTATTACATATGTAAACGATAAATTTATAGAAGTATCGAAATATAGCCGTGAAGAATTACTTGGACAAAATCACCGGATCCTTAATTCGGGACATCATTCCCCTGAGTTTTTCCGTGAATTATGGAAGACAATTAAGAACGGGCAAATCTGGAAAGGGGAAATCCTTAATAAAGCGAAGGATGGTACTCTTTACTGGGTGGATACAGTTATTGTCCCTTTTTTAAATAAAGAGGGAGCTCCTTATCAATATGTTGCTATTAGACGTGACATAACGGAGCAAAAGATGGTACAGCATCAATTAGAAGAGTCTGTTCGTGAGGTTAGTGATATTACATATGCGTTAGAACAATCAAGTATTATCGCTTTTACGGATAAAAGGGGAATCATTACAAAGGTTAATTCAAAATTCTGTGAGATATCTGGCTATAGCCGCCAAGAATTGATCGGGAATACACACCGAATTGTTAATTCAGGCTATCATTCTAAAGAGTTTTTCCGAAATGTTTGGCAAACGATAGGAAAAGGGCAGATTTGGAAAGGGGAAATCCGCAATAAAAGGAAAGATGGCACCTATTATTGGGTAGATACAACCATCGTACCCTTTTTAGATAAAAATAATAAACCGTATCAATATTTAGCGATTAGAAATGATATTACGGAAAAGAAAAGAACAGAAGAAGTACTACATCGACAAGATAAATTGGCAGCTGTTGGTCAATTAGCAGCAGGTGTTGCCCATGAAATTCGTAATCCGCTAACTTCTATTAAAGGATATGCAGAGTTTTTAAGCATGGATGAAACGGAAAAAGACAGGCAGGAATACTTTGATATCATATTAGACGAAATCGAAAGAGTAAACTCGATAGTGGAAGAATTTATGGTTCTTTCTAAGCCGACTGTATCTGTATTAGAAAAGAGACCATTACTCCCAATCATTGATAATGTTGCATCTATTTTAGATTATCAGCTACGGAAAAATAAAATCCAATTGCATCGCAACTATGAAGAACATAATCTTCTTGTAGAATGTGATGAGAATAAATTAAAACAAGTTTTTTTAAATTTTATTAAAAACGCAGTAGAAGCCATGCCGAACGGTGGTTCTATTGATGTTACGGTAAAAAGAGAAAAGGATAACATTAATATTGTAATCAAAGATACTGGAATAGGGATGGAGAAAGAGCAATTAAAGAAATTAGGAGAACCATTTTTCACAACTAAAAAGGACGGAAATGGATTAGGTTTAATGGTAAGCTTTAAAATCATCGAAAATCTAAACGGAAAAGTATATATAGACAGTGAACTAAATAAAGGAACAAGTTTTTATATAACATTACCAGCAGTTGATGAAGAAAAAAAGGGTTAA
- a CDS encoding 3D domain-containing protein, translating into MKKIFSIITCASLLTTAAPFVGAEEVKVEKGDTLWSISQKKNVSVNELKKWNNLESDLIKVNDTLILQKVKNYKVKAGDNLWKISQKYNTTVEQIKSWNKLKSDTIHKGDVLIVSKSKVSKESQSKTATATVQNTVKAEKTVKAANTVKTETTKKTNSETSSKEITVTATAYTADCKGCSGITATGINLKDNPNKKVISVDPNVIPLGSTVYVEGYGTAIAGDTGGAIKGNKIDIHVATTSEALNWGRKQVSVKILD; encoded by the coding sequence ATGAAAAAAATCTTTTCTATTATAACTTGTGCATCATTACTTACAACAGCTGCTCCGTTTGTAGGTGCGGAAGAAGTCAAAGTAGAAAAAGGAGATACCCTTTGGTCCATTTCACAGAAGAAAAATGTTAGTGTGAACGAATTGAAAAAATGGAATAACTTAGAAAGTGATCTCATCAAAGTAAATGATACACTAATACTTCAAAAAGTGAAGAATTATAAAGTTAAAGCAGGAGATAATCTTTGGAAGATTTCTCAAAAATATAATACAACAGTTGAACAAATAAAGAGCTGGAATAAACTTAAAAGCGATACAATACATAAAGGTGACGTATTGATTGTTTCAAAAAGTAAAGTTTCAAAGGAAAGTCAAAGTAAAACTGCTACAGCAACCGTCCAAAATACAGTAAAAGCAGAAAAAACTGTAAAAGCGGCAAATACAGTTAAGACCGAAACGACTAAAAAGACAAACTCAGAAACAAGCTCAAAGGAAATTACTGTAACAGCAACTGCTTATACGGCTGATTGTAAAGGGTGTTCTGGTATTACGGCAACAGGGATTAATTTAAAGGATAACCCGAATAAAAAGGTTATTTCTGTTGATCCGAATGTAATCCCTCTTGGTTCAACAGTATATGTTGAAGGATATGGTACAGCAATTGCTGGAGACACTGGTGGAGCGATTAAAGGGAATAAAATTGATATACATGTGGCAACGACTTCTGAAGCATTAAACTGGGGAAGAAAACAAGTATCTGTCAAAATTCTTGACTAA
- a CDS encoding helix-turn-helix transcriptional regulator: MNKEIIKFIRKNYEMTQRDFARVLNCSFALIALVEVGKRRVSKDLENKIRQTFNIDDQDIASITSILAEISKGIPPFM, from the coding sequence ATGAATAAAGAAATCATAAAATTTATTAGAAAAAATTATGAAATGACACAAAGAGACTTTGCCCGTGTTTTGAATTGTAGCTTTGCATTAATTGCCTTGGTGGAAGTCGGAAAACGAAGAGTTAGTAAAGATTTAGAAAATAAGATTAGGCAAACCTTTAATATTGACGATCAAGATATCGCCTCGATTACATCAATATTAGCAGAAATAAGTAAAGGAATTCCTCCTTTTATGTAA
- a CDS encoding XdhC family protein, whose product MSSDHYTVIDSVIKENNNSYLATIVKVEGSAYRKEGTMMFISDKGMETGLLSGGCVEQDLLARIEIQKEMQPFMMEYDLRSEDDLSWGQGIGCDGKIFIMVEPITTETRLLFQEINSYLKKGITITLVKKFNKSNKQMENFIFGKTDENANMSSFQKYEANFDGEIFSFIQTIHPQPKLIIYGAGPDARPVVNFASKAGFYVILSDWRQAYCSKENIPNANEYIIGTPNEAMAEIKPTEHDFVITMTHSFLKDQEIVDYFQQKKLNYLGLLGSKKRSERLLAGKKKQEWIHYPVGLPIHSESPEEIAISIVAELIKIKNKTMSKKRIML is encoded by the coding sequence ATGTCTTCCGATCATTATACCGTTATTGATTCCGTTATTAAAGAGAATAACAACAGCTATTTAGCTACTATTGTAAAGGTAGAAGGTTCAGCCTATCGTAAAGAAGGAACCATGATGTTCATCTCGGATAAGGGGATGGAAACAGGCTTGCTTAGTGGTGGTTGCGTGGAGCAGGACTTACTTGCAAGGATTGAGATCCAGAAGGAAATGCAACCATTCATGATGGAATATGATTTACGTTCCGAAGATGATTTATCTTGGGGGCAAGGAATCGGCTGTGACGGCAAAATATTTATTATGGTTGAGCCAATTACGACGGAAACAAGATTGCTTTTCCAAGAAATAAACAGCTATTTAAAAAAGGGAATTACAATCACACTTGTTAAAAAATTTAACAAGTCAAATAAACAGATGGAGAATTTTATTTTCGGTAAAACAGATGAGAATGCAAATATGTCATCCTTTCAAAAATATGAAGCGAATTTTGATGGGGAGATATTCTCGTTCATCCAGACTATACATCCTCAGCCCAAATTAATCATCTATGGCGCAGGACCAGATGCAAGGCCAGTCGTAAATTTTGCAAGTAAAGCAGGATTCTATGTAATTTTATCTGATTGGCGACAAGCCTATTGTTCAAAAGAAAATATTCCCAACGCCAACGAATATATCATTGGAACTCCAAATGAAGCGATGGCTGAAATAAAGCCTACGGAACATGATTTTGTCATTACAATGACTCACAGCTTCCTGAAGGATCAAGAAATAGTTGATTACTTCCAACAAAAGAAGCTGAACTACCTAGGACTTCTCGGTTCAAAAAAAAGGTCAGAAAGATTATTAGCTGGAAAAAAGAAACAAGAGTGGATCCATTATCCAGTTGGTTTACCTATCCATTCAGAAAGCCCGGAAGAGATTGCAATTAGTATTGTGGCCGAATTAATTAAGATAAAAAATAAGACAATGTCTAAAAAAAGGATCATGCTATGA
- a CDS encoding nucleotidyltransferase family protein: MITAIYLAAGKSSRMGEPKLSLPFGKDTIGNAALTEILATPCIDYVLVIVQPTDHLSWISTENSNLLNGKKGEVIKCKEANKGQSYSLQAGFAAAIEKKFEKMLVCLADQPFVTSSMLSKIVETPFYPPKEEYVASMNDGVLMPPILFHQTVYEKINQLKGDAGARKLLKKGLLHGKKIEFSNDIHFIDIDTKIDYDKALARRK; this comes from the coding sequence ATGATTACAGCCATATATCTAGCTGCTGGAAAAAGCAGCCGAATGGGGGAGCCTAAATTATCATTACCTTTTGGCAAGGATACCATTGGAAATGCCGCTCTAACTGAAATACTTGCAACTCCTTGTATTGATTATGTTCTAGTCATTGTTCAACCTACTGACCATTTAAGCTGGATATCAACTGAAAATAGTAACTTATTAAATGGAAAAAAAGGCGAAGTAATAAAATGTAAGGAAGCAAATAAAGGGCAATCCTATTCTTTACAAGCAGGATTTGCAGCCGCAATCGAAAAAAAGTTTGAAAAAATGCTTGTATGCTTAGCAGATCAGCCCTTTGTAACGTCAAGTATGCTTAGTAAAATAGTGGAAACACCATTCTATCCACCGAAGGAAGAATATGTGGCAAGTATGAATGATGGGGTGCTCATGCCACCTATTCTATTTCATCAAACTGTATATGAAAAAATCAATCAACTAAAAGGGGATGCTGGAGCTAGAAAATTATTAAAAAAGGGACTTTTACATGGAAAAAAGATTGAATTTTCAAACGATATTCATTTTATAGATATCGATACAAAAATAGATTATGACAAAGCGTTAGCAAGGAGGAAATAA
- a CDS encoding FAD binding domain-containing protein — protein sequence MKISADAYPTTVEMPRTLSAIHNLRNQHNRIISGGTILQINWEAGVEKPEHLISTEKLSELKGISEVQLDGEPALKIGAAMTISDCLHNISIQKNASILAEACEKIAAPAVRNRGTIGGNICSKIGDTIPALLVLEAQLSFYNGEQENMISLREWLTKPNPPSSELLTNIYIPIHTLNKPGSSFFRKIGRRESFTAAIISIAGYIEYEENNIKTARLAIGGGSHLPCRLSIAEKEINKAANGIDWSFLSQVIQDDFSSYTDPFITVEYRKKVAANLFIAWIKDILKEQGKE from the coding sequence ATGAAAATTTCTGCCGATGCCTATCCAACCACTGTCGAGATGCCCAGAACTTTATCTGCCATTCATAATCTAAGAAATCAACATAATCGTATAATTTCTGGTGGAACGATTCTCCAAATTAATTGGGAGGCAGGTGTTGAAAAACCAGAGCATCTTATCAGTACAGAAAAACTTTCCGAATTAAAAGGAATTTCAGAAGTCCAGTTAGATGGAGAGCCAGCTTTAAAAATCGGTGCAGCAATGACGATTTCTGATTGCTTGCATAACATCTCGATTCAAAAGAATGCCTCGATTCTTGCTGAAGCTTGTGAAAAAATTGCTGCTCCAGCAGTTCGAAACCGGGGCACAATTGGTGGAAATATATGCAGTAAAATAGGTGACACTATACCAGCTTTATTGGTTTTAGAAGCCCAACTATCCTTTTACAATGGTGAACAGGAAAACATGATTTCTTTAAGAGAATGGCTAACAAAGCCAAATCCTCCGTCCTCTGAATTGTTAACAAATATATACATTCCTATTCATACCTTGAATAAACCTGGTTCTTCTTTTTTCAGAAAGATTGGCAGGCGCGAGAGCTTTACAGCAGCCATTATTTCTATCGCAGGCTATATAGAGTATGAAGAAAACAATATTAAAACGGCAAGGCTTGCGATTGGCGGAGGCTCTCATCTCCCTTGTCGGCTTTCCATAGCTGAAAAAGAGATTAATAAAGCAGCAAATGGCATCGATTGGTCATTTTTATCTCAAGTGATTCAAGATGATTTTTCATCCTATACAGATCCATTTATAACAGTAGAATACCGTAAAAAAGTTGCTGCAAACCTGTTTATTGCATGGATAAAAGATATTCTAAAGGAGCAAGGAAAGGAGTAA